One genomic segment of Ipomoea triloba cultivar NCNSP0323 chromosome 9, ASM357664v1 includes these proteins:
- the LOC116029879 gene encoding agamous-like MADS-box protein AGL29, whose amino-acid sequence MSGRNTSRGVTRGRQRVPLARIENEVQRLVTFSKRRTGLFKKASEMSTLCGTEIAMVVFSPSGKPFSFSNPDMNTVLTKYFGEIPNIEANVHEHIIRAHRDAKMRAMTSQINVLEAQIDEEMLVNQALREVEKGRPSISDLQLPELQLMKQQMETLLYQVTEKLNMFSMMGAQSQAREARFGGNYGAGPSGV is encoded by the coding sequence atgtcTGGTAGAAATACTTCTAGAGGAGTGACAAGAGGTCGGCAAAGGGTTCCCCTTGCTAGAATAGAAAATGAGGTTCAACGTCTTGTAACATTTTCAAAACGGCGCACTGGTTTATTTAAAAAAGCAAGTGAGATGTCCACTTTATGTGGCACCGAGATTGCGATGGTGGTATTCTCACCATCTGGCAAACCTTTCTCCTTTAGCAACCCTGATATGAATACAGTCCTTACGAAGTACTTTGGTGAAATCCCCAACATAGAAGCCAACGTACATGAACATATTATCCGTGCTCACCGAGACGCAAAAATGAGAGCGATGACCTCTCAAATCAACGTCCTTGAAGCCCAAATCGATGAAGAAATGTTGGTCAATCAAGCTCTGAGAGAGGTTGAAAAAGGTAGACCATCCATATCTGATCTTCAATTGCCTGAGCTACAATTGATGAAACAGCAAATGGAAACACTCCTTTATCAAGTAACtgagaaattaaatatgttttccATGATGGGGGCACAATCTCAAGCCAGGGAAGCTCGCTTTGGAGGCAATTATGGCGCTGGACCAAGTggtgtttaa